The genomic stretch aaacaattccaaaaataaaacaaaaaataagggTTGGGTAACTCgatgacagacagatagacagacagataggagAACGCTTCAACCAGTCCTCAATCCAATGCATGACTTTTCTGCATCAGTCcagatgttaaaaaaaattgcACTTGATTCAAACCCATGGTACATCGTGATATCTTAAATAAggctgaattcaatgatttcgTTTACATACAGTAGAACAGCTCCTGCCAGATCAGCAATGCCTCATCCTCAGCTGTGCTGAGACTATCTGTCCTGCTGGTAGGTGTTATGCTTGACCTCGGTCTCCTCAGACGGTGTGTCCAGTACCGGATTAACAAATCCTTCGAATTCCTCATCTCCATGGTCTCCGCCGTCTTCCACGTGTGCGCTGACGAAGTCATTCTCCCACTCAAGCGCATTGGAATCTTCTGAGGCAGAGGCCGGGCCGCTGCCCAACTGCCTGCCGCCAGGACGGAGCGCAGCACGCAGGATGTCCTCCTCGGTTTTGGAGCGCTCCCATGCAGGACCCATTCGGTTCATACCTACAAGAGAACAGACAGGAAACCTGACATGTTTGGAGTGCCAAGCTTGCCGTCTTGCCTGCGTCTGTTCTGTGTAACCAAGTGCTCTctagcacatggctctgtttgtgtcttgtctgtcctAGCCCCTCCTgctcattagtgttcccacctgtacctcctctgtagccacgcccccttgttagtcccaggtgttccccGTTGTCCCTGTGTATAAGTATCActttgtttcagccttcctttaTCTGGTCTTGTGTGTGTCCATGtcagtttacagtgttttaacttggcctgttttgttctgtttagtTCAGTTTCTGTTTGTTAGTCccagtgtttggtttgtttcCTTGCTTGTATGTCCTTGTGTTCTGTTTAGTTTTtactgcaataaaaaaaaaaaaaaaaaacctgcatttACACCCGCCTGTGCCTCACACTGTGACAAACTTTCGCTAGTTTTGTGCTGGAGGTTAGTGTAGTTAATAAGTACTGGAAGCTTATAGCCAGCAAACAAGTATATCCTCTGTGGGCCTTTACACTTTAAAACAACAGGTGATTTTCAAAGGGCTCTTTAAGTGTCTCCATCTGAAGAACCGCTCCTGGTTCCATGTAATgttccatgtttgtaataaagacCTGTAACTGTGAATaactttttatactttttttctattttagaactttttaaaggtctaaaagaTCCTTCACTTGATGCAAAAGGTTCTTTCCCCGTTTAAAATGTCTTCACAGGCAtatatctctattacaaacatggttcttccgtggcattactcaaagaagAGTTCATACGTAAAAATGGCTCATAATACTAGTGACTGCACTAGAGAATTCCATCCTCACCCTCCTCGTCCTCCCACTCCAGGTCAAGTGAGGTGGCATCATCGTTAGTGGAGCGAGTTTTACTGGTGAAGTCCCAGCTGCTTTCCGTGTTAGGAGTCACTACATTCGTCTCAGAAGAGAGccctaataacacacacacacacacacacacacacacacacacacacacacacacacacacacacacacacacacacacacacacacactctctttaaatgaatgcattcagctattttaagttgcaccttctgctgatgcacacacatagcttctCTAGTCCTTGTAGCAAAGTCTTGCCAATACAactaataggactctctggagcaaataaacatgaacctattggcaccttgcCTAGGCTACAGAGGTATAAAACCCCTCAgtattgagcagtggaactgtgttctctgaaatgacgatgctccatccaatacttatgGGAAGGTAGGGATGAGGTGGCGCTGTGAGCATAAAACATCCGGACCTGACTACCACTTTTGTCGCTGCATGAAAGCAAATCTTCAtagcaatgccccaaaatctagtagaaagccttccctggaaagtagaagcagtaactccaacaaatgcaggatagactctttttaaacacttttgatttcagaagaaaacatgaatgagcaggtgtccccatTTCAGGAACCCTTATTAGTGGGACAAATGAACAGCCTTCCTTTGATGGCCAACAATGCTTTGTGACCCACAGTGCTCGATACCTTCCATGGTGCTTTTCTGGCAGATCCAtaacacagccattttcagcttATGCTTTTTTTAGGAGGACTTTTTGTCTGCAGTGATGCTTGTTCCAGCAAGTGAACCAAATGCTGagtggggttaaggttaaggcaTGGCCCAGGTTCAGATTAATTCTTAATGGACCCATTAAGAGCATTCCACTTTTTGGCCACTTGTTTGTTTTGAGCCATTTGGTTGGATCAGAGAACATCATTTGTTGTTACACACTTCAGAACTCACCCTGCTGCTACTATTGGCAATCACATTTTCAATAAAGAGAGCATGCCAATTCAACTGGCAGCCACACATGTCCATACCACCATGTTTTACAAGCGAGGTGGTAGGCTTTGGATCATGACCTGCTTGTTCTCTTCATTCCACCactgtagtataacttaatcaCTGTTCAGAAGATATGTCCCTGAACTCTTCAGGCTTTCCAGCTGTAATTTGCGCTCTCGTTTGTGATGCataccagtggtttgcatgtTAAATAGGTGTATTTTTTTCGGTTTGTGGTCttgatgcatttttatttgtgattaaaaatagggatgcaccaatatggGAATCGGTCATGTACACATCATTCAGTCTGATACACTAACAACTACATGTACCTGACTTAACATTACAGGGAAGGATGACCTTTATATGAACAGTCATTGTGGAAAATTTAAGACACTCAATGAAACccttcatctttaaataatataaacatggACATTTGCTCCACATTTTAACAGTACTAAGAGATGTCGctaatacaccatatggacaaacaCATTCAACTGAGTGGTACGGCAGTCTAATGCAAAGGtatttgaatcccgagccatgctatCAAGAGCCGGGGCCTGAGGGAGCACTATTGGTCGCGTTCTCTCCTCtgccctcatcactctaaaagCGTCATTAACTGGCGTGGTAaagctggggacccagcgcGTACATCCAAGCGTACCGGATGCCTggggtggtggctggctttgcatttATCGGAGGAGATGTGTTAAGTTGTTactctcctagtgttgggagcattgctagtggtaggggagctacgaacgggtgggttcATTGGCAGTAACAAACTGGGAGAAAGGgggaaggctttgtactagatttgaGCATTGCAGTAAggttttaattgcattcagtgacgagagcattagagagttcaggatgttggttgatcaGATCCTCCCCAGCCTCATCCTCAACCCTCTAAATCCCAAAGGTCTTTCAAATGCgttttaaaaatcatttgttAAATTACAATGGTGAAATAAAAGGTCTGGAAATCAGCCATAGCaactaatataaataaaatgttataaataaaatagatgTTTTAGTTTAGCATAGTGTCTCCTAAACATTCCCTTCTGGGGTGTAGCGTCACCAGACGTACTCTTCTACAGTATTGGTTAAATTTAACATCTGGCCAAAGCCAATAAGTCTTATTCTAAATATTCTAAAATGCCAACTTCACACCTAGAAGTAGTCTAGAACATTTGTTCTCTTTCCTCTGCATGGGATGAAAACATTACTGAAAAGGGTACTGAAATAACTAGGCAGCCAATAGTCCGATTCTGTATGGTTCTCTGAAAGGCTGTGATTTTTATGTTTACTCAAAACCCATGTAAACACCCTGAACCTAAAAATGTACATTCCAAGCATTAACGCAAACACAGACACGGTTTCATTTTAAACCCCACATGCACGGCATCGGTACTCACGGCTGCTGCGGAACACCTCCGACTGAGCCTTCACGCTCTGCAAGTACGCTTCAAACTCTCCACCTGACGGCCTGCTACAGAAAAAAGCACCAGGGAATGGTTACACTGAGAACACGGCTCCCAGTTATGTTGCCTGCCTGTCACATTTCTCAAAGCTACTCTTTGCACTTAAGCACTCTTCACAAGCAGAGATATATGGTGTAAAATCGAGCTTCTgcaaaacctaaacttaaaaaTGTCAGTTTTGCTGACATGAACAACAGACCACAAACTGAACCACTCCCAGAAGaactgaatgtggtcaatgtgGTCACATGCTCGCTAGTATTGATGGTGGGGTAATGTTACACTACTCTCAGTTACCAGAGTACCATCTTTTTGACCACTTTCATGTACGGGTTGTCTAAACTGATTTGGTCTGCTAGGTCCCAACATGTTCACCAATATTAATACATGCCTTCGCTGTAATGCAAAGACCTTGTATCACCATTTTTACCCTTTTCATCTTTCTGACATAATGGAAAACTGGCAGTTGTTCAAATTGCAACacgaatggaccaacagaaatgctcccaaTAGAAGTTTTTATAGTTTTGTcccttgtcctgtaaagttggcaATTCGGAGATTTTTTGCGTGACTATATTTGTCAAATCCTGCAAACTGCAGAATACTGTGTAAAGCTGAACACTGTGCCAGCACTGGCCAGCTCTGCTCTGTACTGTTAATCACCCCTTGCAAGTCAAAcattatgtaatgtaattatttaataactacaTAATTGCATGACTACCTACATAGTAACACAATTAATAAAGGGCTTTTTACACAACTAGAAAACAACTGCGTGTCCCCATTCATTTTCAACAAGAGGTGGACAGATAGGTAAAGCTACAGGCACTGCCACAAGCCAGTTCGACCCAGAGAAACTAATGTGCACGGCCCCAAGCATGGCACAACCCTGCTTGCCAGCAAGTCAAAAAGTGGCTGGCATCAGCAAATGACATTGCAGTTTTtaaggacagaaaaaagaaatgatatCATATATCTTCAGATCCTCTTTTTATAAGCTAATAAACATTCTTATTTTTTATGAAGAAGAGGATAGTGATTTGTCAGTTGTTTACATCTACAATCaatttacattgtgtaaaagtGACCACTGAAGTCGTGCGTAATTCTGTAGTTCTTGTTATGCCTATATTTGGCACTATGGGCCCAAGATGGATTTGCAATGGCAGAAATGAATGGGGGTTTCAAAACATTGCCTCCATCATGTGCTATGCTCCATAAATATGTTCAGAACCCTATAATGTTATTCTAagtacattttttttctcctgtacttcactggatcctctgaattaCGAGGTTGTTAAAGAGCCAAAATAAGAAGATTGCTACATGTAAGCTAATGCTGCTGTGCACCAAACACAGTATTTTCACTAGTTCTCTTTGCCAATGTTGTAGTGGAATGGTATTAGCAAGTTCAATTTCAGAAgcattttttttaccacactGGTCCAGCAGTATGTCCAGCTTGACCAAAcaggtcaaccaccttggtcacacTGATAGACCAGCTCAACCATCAACCTGAAATTAAATCATATGGCGGTGCTAATTGACAGCCAAGCTGCTCAACCAGCttgcttaccagcatagggcaTGTTGTCACTGGGATGAGCAGCTTTTTAACCACGTTGACCATTTGACCAGTTACCAGCAGAAGCTGGTGTttagctggatttttcagcagggaagtAACGCAAGTTACAACGCATTTCTAACGCTCACTGAAACATGACACAGCTTCAGTTCTCAGCCTTCTTTGACAAGCCCTATACAAGCCAATCTGCACTCAGACCTCACTGcccaacatgaccagactgaAAGTAGTTTCCATCTCTTAATATTTTTGTGGTCATCCTTGAACAACATGGCACCGACTACAAAAATGATGACACGAATCCAGTGGTCTATTACAAGCTCAAGTGTGGTTTGGATTGAAAGTTTAGAATCCATACTTTCCATGTAATTAATGAGATATCATGAATATTTAACTACGTTTGTGCCTCTCTAAGGAACACCACATCCTCAGAGTTAAAGAATAGGAGAGTTGTACTCACTGTTTGCGATGAGTGCCACCGCCCTCTGCCTCCGCTCTTGCCCTGCTCCTGTGCGCAAGCTGCTGCTTCCCAAAACACAGAACACTTCAGAAACTACAACTAGCACAGTTGGCGAGATACCACGAAATTCTCATGTTTTAAGGCAACTAACACATCCAGAAATAAGTACTGATGTGCGATTTTAATGGCAGAAATTTTGCCGTTCTAAGAGTATATGTAGACTGAGATGTGCTGCTGGCAGATGGTGCAAACACACTGGTCATAACAGCCAGGCAAGGCAGAGatgaaaaatgcatgttaaagAACTGAAATGAAAGCAAATAAGGGTAACGGCAACATAAATTATACAACAGATATTAGAAAGGAGGGATATGGAAGATGTTTACTCAggtaatgttttttcttttgcatgGCATTTCCTAATTTATATGCTACTGATACTAAAAGAAACCTCAAACTTGAACCATGTCTATCCCAAAAGCCTTTAATGCTAGGATTTGACTACCTTTAAACCTTCTCTATAGGCAGAGAAAGACTTCCCTCATACTTCTTTGGTTGCTCTACTACCTCTGCTTTGACAGTACAACTGGCCGCATGACTTGCAAATGTGTGACGGAAAGGGGTGTGGCAGGAGGCGGGGGTAAGAGAAGGACTGGGCGTGCTCAGTGCAGACGCCTCACCTCCTTTAGCTTTCGCTCCTTTGCGAGCTTGGCAGCCTCGCGTTGGGCTGCGCATATAGCCTCCTCTTCTAGCCTTAACTTCTCTTCTTGTGCCACTAACTGGTCAgacataaaacaacaacaacaaaaaaggggGAGGGGGTTAACTaaaccaaagaaagaaagaaatgaacaAACAGGACGACTGAAATGCAATGAAAAGCAACAGAGACTGCAAATTAAACAACAGAAATGAAGGAGAACTTAAATATAAGGTTACTTTTTAGGCCTCTCGTTTGACTCCTATGAAAGTGGCCTAGCAGGCTGACCTCTTACAAACCCCCCCAAGACTTACTTTCAGATAACGTTCTATAGTCTAGTCCAACGTTTCATGGATTCAGcatcacaaaaacagcagaAGAAATCAACAGATTAACTAATAGTAAATAACTCTCGGGACATCCCGATTCTCACATGCATGATCGCAGCAAACTGACACTGAACACAGAGTGAAGCACACAGCTGATCAGCCATACCTCTGCATTCAGCTTCTCATCGATAAATGTCTGCTGGTCGGCGATAGCACCGTAGCGCTGTTCCTTCAGATGGTCAATCTCCTCCTCGCTAATCGGCCTGAGCCAATAAAAAGAGAAGGGTCGGTCAGGTTAAGAGGCCTCAAGAGACAACATCCAGAGTGCGTGCAAGTCTAAGCTACATGTGCCAGTGTTGTGATGTGGCCATCATTCATTAAAGCTACTGAACAAACCCAACCCTACTTTCACAAAACAGTGACCctgaaataatgaaatgaaGCCTCTGAGGAAAAAGACAATTTGCAGTAATTAACCCGGTGTCTGACTGATGATACTCTGCTGGTATTAAAAGCTTAGCTGAAGTATTTCCCAATTGGAAACAGTCTGGAAACGTTCTAGCAGGATGTGAAACCTACAGTTCCCACCCACACTGCAGCAAAACAAGCATATGCTGAAATGTCTGCAGAGGGCATGTATGCGTAAGTGAGGGTTCTGAACGCTGGCAAAGAAAAGACAATAGCTACAAATCACAATCGCACTTACAACTAACGGGTCtcgttgctgtcatgcaaaaatcttgtatctccaaaatggcgacTTAACCttctaaactttcaatggaaggcactgaataaagattttatttcaaatcATTTTCAGGCATTTGAGTCTTTCAAATTGTTTCTTGAAAATTTCACGATGAATAGACCAAAAGACATTGCCAATTTTTTAGCATCTTCCACTGAAAGATAGAAgctttctcctccttctgtaaagctgccatttttgAGATACGTTTTTTAAACAATTAACAGGCTAATTTTACAGATAATAAGcaaagaagaagagaacacTATACCTGGGACAACTCTGTGAGCTTTCACCCTAAAGAACAGAAAAGACGGCGTTAAGGAACATTATCAGAAGACATCTCGCAGCTTTTTTAATTTGCTGAAGACCTGATTCTGCTCTCACCTCATCGCTGTCCACAAGGTTCTCAAACTGCAAAATGGAAAacagaattttatttattattttgtttaatacttttacaCTGCCATATCAGTCTAAGACGGAAAAGTAACGGATAAATGGAAAGGGGGAAGGAAAGAGTGGCAGTATGACAGCTTACTTCTATTGTGTAGTGTTCACCAACTGTGCTGCTTCTGAAGTACTTGGAGCTGTGGGCAGAAAAACAGGAGCTTTTAGGAAACACCAttaacagggtttttttttttttaaatattagaatAACAATAATAGATAATGTGGAGAATGTGTGTCTCTCCGTTAGAAGTGAGTGTGTGGCTATCAGGGGCTGTAGTGCAACACCTGTTAGTCATGCAGTTAGAGATAGCTAggttagcaagctagctagatagctagctggctggctggctaactCCACGCAGGCTTTACGGTTACGGGGCGGGGTCCTGTTACACTGAAGGCTGTGTTAGCCagcatgttagctagctagatagctaactgACACACAAATCACACTGGTAGCTACAAACACTGCGTATTTCGTGAAGAACCGGGTGATTAAGTGAGAAACTCTTTAGAAAATCAttctagctagctgtgttctcCCTTGACTGAGAAGACGCACCAGgcgacagctagctagctagctagctagctaacgccaGATAACTACCGCTGGCTATCGCAGAGCTGGTTCCTCCAGTGCACCTGATCTGACCGCACAGGACGGGTGCAGCCAGATGTTCATCCAAACAAGCCGGTGAGTACCGTCGAGGTTCCTGCTGACATAGCACGAACATAAGCTTCAGAGCACACTCACCCTCCTCCTCTCTGAATTCTGCTGGCTTCCCTCCTGTATAGCCCCAAACAGTGAGTCCAGCAGTTCCCCATGGCATTCTGTCTGAGCGCTGGAGCtagaggcagcagcagcagcggcaacAGATCACAGTGAACAGATCAGAGGTCAGCCTGCTTCTCTCCATTCCAGTCAGATCTTGCTACCAGCTCGCCCTAAACATCGCCAGTGCCATGCAGAAGACAGGACGTCGTATACTAACATGCATGTCTACGTAAGATTACAAACACAGGGATCCCACCAGCTGCTGGAGTTGGATCACAGAGCAGCACAGTCCACAGGAGGCTAGCGCCGTGGCCAGCTAACCTATTGTTTCCTCTTCCTTACTGGATCACGTGATAAGCGTTTCCACTTCGCAGGGCTGGTGGGGTTTTCAGAGGGTGCGCCACCTCGAAGGACCACTAGGGGGAGACACGCGTTAAGAAATGCTCCCAGAAGCGGGCCTGTGAATCCTTGAACGACCTGAGAGTTCTTGACCTCTTTCGTGTCTTCTGTACCTG from Salminus brasiliensis chromosome 19, fSalBra1.hap2, whole genome shotgun sequence encodes the following:
- the ap1ar gene encoding AP-1 complex-associated regulatory protein isoform X2, whose amino-acid sequence is MGNCWTHCLGLYRREASRIQRGGGSKYFRSSTVGEHYTIEFENLVDSDEGESSQSCPRPISEEEIDHLKEQRYGAIADQQTFIDEKLNAETIERYLKQLAHRSRARAEAEGGGTHRKHRPSGGEFEAYLQSVKAQSEVFRSSRLSSETNVVTPNTESSWDFTSKTRSTNDDATSLDLEWEDEEGMNRMGPAWERSKTEEDILRAALRPGGRQLGSGPASASEDSNALEWENDFVSAHVEDGGDHGDEEFEGFVNPVLDTPSEETEVKHNTYQQDR
- the ap1ar gene encoding AP-1 complex-associated regulatory protein isoform X1, with amino-acid sequence MGNCWTHCLGLYRREASRIQRGGGSKYFRSSTVGEHYTIEFENLVDSDEGESSQSCPRPISEEEIDHLKEQRYGAIADQQTFIDEKLNAELVAQEEKLRLEEEAICAAQREAAKLAKERKLKEQLAHRSRARAEAEGGGTHRKHRPSGGEFEAYLQSVKAQSEVFRSSRLSSETNVVTPNTESSWDFTSKTRSTNDDATSLDLEWEDEEGMNRMGPAWERSKTEEDILRAALRPGGRQLGSGPASASEDSNALEWENDFVSAHVEDGGDHGDEEFEGFVNPVLDTPSEETEVKHNTYQQDR
- the ap1ar gene encoding AP-1 complex-associated regulatory protein isoform X3, whose product is MGNCWTHCLGLYRREASRIQRGGGSKYFRSSTVGEHYTIEFENLVDSDEGESSQSCPRPISEEEIDHLKEQRYGAIADQQTFIDEKLNAEQLAHRSRARAEAEGGGTHRKHRPSGGEFEAYLQSVKAQSEVFRSSRLSSETNVVTPNTESSWDFTSKTRSTNDDATSLDLEWEDEEGMNRMGPAWERSKTEEDILRAALRPGGRQLGSGPASASEDSNALEWENDFVSAHVEDGGDHGDEEFEGFVNPVLDTPSEETEVKHNTYQQDR